A single window of Candidatus Thermoplasmatota archaeon DNA harbors:
- a CDS encoding bifunctional phosphoglucose/phosphomannose isomerase, with amino-acid sequence MNLDDTGGIAEIDKQGMLEAMEKFPEQIEEAVRIGANAPLHFEFNRKNVVIAGMGGSAMGGEILSSLFKYESKVPIFINRGYELPAFINEKSLFIAMSYSGNTEETISCFNQAVKRRCKIISISSGGELEKLSGKADCHIKIPSGMQPRAALAYLLFPAMAILERLGLVEKCNIRNVVKTSTKLREKIKIDVSVKNNHAKQIALKMNGITLIYGHDFLAPVAKRWHQQLNENAKTMAFDFSLPEANHNELMAWEGKEKNNVTCIFLRCKKEDVQVKKRFEFMKEIYQEKADVIEIFAEGEDNLSQLVYAIYLGDYVSNYLAVLRNIDPTPVTLIQELKKRLKEESP; translated from the coding sequence TTGAATCTGGATGATACCGGCGGGATAGCAGAGATAGACAAACAGGGCATGCTTGAAGCAATGGAAAAATTTCCCGAGCAGATCGAGGAAGCTGTCAGAATAGGGGCTAATGCTCCACTTCATTTTGAGTTTAATAGAAAAAATGTTGTCATTGCTGGAATGGGGGGGTCTGCCATGGGCGGGGAAATACTGAGTTCTTTATTCAAATATGAAAGCAAGGTTCCTATTTTCATAAACAGAGGATATGAGCTGCCGGCATTTATCAATGAAAAAAGTCTTTTTATTGCAATGAGTTACAGCGGAAATACGGAAGAAACGATATCCTGCTTCAATCAGGCAGTAAAACGAAGATGCAAAATAATTTCGATATCATCTGGAGGAGAGCTGGAAAAATTATCCGGCAAAGCAGACTGCCATATAAAGATTCCTTCAGGGATGCAGCCGAGGGCAGCTCTTGCCTACCTGCTTTTTCCCGCAATGGCAATTCTGGAAAGGCTCGGATTGGTAGAAAAATGCAATATTCGGAATGTTGTAAAAACTTCAACAAAATTGAGAGAGAAAATAAAGATAGATGTGTCTGTAAAAAATAACCATGCAAAGCAGATTGCATTGAAAATGAACGGTATCACTCTTATTTATGGCCACGATTTTCTAGCTCCAGTAGCAAAGAGATGGCACCAGCAGCTGAATGAGAATGCCAAAACGATGGCTTTCGACTTTTCCCTGCCAGAGGCAAACCACAATGAACTCATGGCGTGGGAAGGCAAAGAAAAAAATAATGTCACATGCATTTTTCTCAGATGTAAAAAGGAGGATGTGCAGGTAAAGAAACGTTTCGAGTTCATGAAAGAAATTTACCAGGAAAAAGCCGATGTGATAGAAATTTTTGCTGAAGGGGAAGACAATCTCTCGCAACTTGTGTATGCCATCTACCTGGGCGACTACGTGAGCAATTATCTTGCCGTATTGAGAAATATCGATCCAACACCGGTGACGTTGATACAGGAATTAAAGAAACGACTGAAAGAAGAAAGTCCATGA
- a CDS encoding C1 family peptidase encodes MKWKGLLCILIAILFLMPVLAVENGGENKACNCFDGNSQYVCSVMGVMPELDPGEQSPKPCIGNPPSQFSWTDNGGDWTTPAKYQGNCGSCWDFAAVSVLESIINIREGVSRLNPDLSEQYVMSCLPASGGCRGGDPYLAFKYIMSTSSEGNYRNGIVLESCFPYEANDDVPCSAKCNDWESKLIPISDYGYWLPDGSENDRDRIKTQVMNDGPVATFMEATEEFMEWGLYNHSSEDYYGYPGPTYGINHCIAIVGWKDDPNIGNGGYWIAKNSWGTYWAHNGFFNIEYGSLNIDNYRIVWVDYDADSTDWAPVAEAGKTYHGSVGEEITFDGSDSCDAEGNIESWHWDFGDGSSSEGEKVTHSYDNRGIYTVSLNVTDEIGKQGTDRAVAFVDMWMEGDKWTYDIGEINIQMGDGTDSSLHANIGDLKITVEEGEFTLGCRGRVKGDFDVSSMPPLDFTGNLLFVIVQGVIDMDRDFGIEGIDITVRGVATVRFETAPIPLPVPFKVEINVAFDSPFYLIDFPLYTGKEWDTPPSSVAIEGAASALFGMIKMPIQYEIELGALNGKCIGTEIVNVEAGNYEAYEISYLDMIKIYFSPDTANIIKISGSYEENSIYGELKSTNYE; translated from the coding sequence ATGAAGTGGAAGGGTTTATTATGTATTCTAATTGCAATACTGTTCTTGATGCCCGTGCTTGCGGTGGAAAATGGAGGTGAAAATAAAGCATGCAACTGTTTTGACGGCAATTCGCAATATGTATGCAGTGTAATGGGTGTCATGCCTGAGTTGGATCCGGGAGAGCAATCGCCCAAGCCATGCATCGGCAATCCACCAAGCCAGTTCAGCTGGACGGACAACGGGGGTGATTGGACAACCCCGGCAAAGTATCAGGGGAATTGTGGCAGTTGCTGGGATTTTGCGGCTGTATCTGTACTGGAAAGCATTATCAACATCAGGGAAGGTGTCTCACGTCTGAATCCCGATTTGTCGGAACAATATGTGATGTCGTGCCTTCCAGCATCTGGAGGATGCAGAGGAGGCGATCCTTATCTGGCTTTCAAGTACATCATGTCCACATCTTCAGAAGGTAATTACCGCAATGGAATAGTCTTGGAAAGTTGTTTTCCTTACGAAGCGAATGATGATGTTCCGTGTTCGGCAAAATGCAACGACTGGGAAAGCAAACTCATCCCCATTTCCGATTACGGGTACTGGCTTCCTGACGGTTCGGAAAATGATAGGGATAGAATAAAAACGCAGGTAATGAATGACGGACCGGTAGCGACATTTATGGAAGCCACAGAGGAATTCATGGAATGGGGGCTTTACAATCACAGTTCGGAGGATTATTATGGCTATCCCGGACCAACATACGGCATAAATCACTGCATCGCGATCGTTGGCTGGAAAGATGATCCAAATATCGGAAATGGTGGTTACTGGATTGCCAAAAACAGCTGGGGCACATATTGGGCACATAACGGCTTTTTCAACATAGAATATGGTAGCCTCAACATCGACAACTACAGGATTGTATGGGTGGACTATGATGCAGACAGCACTGACTGGGCACCGGTAGCCGAGGCAGGAAAAACATATCACGGAAGCGTAGGCGAAGAAATCACCTTTGACGGAAGCGACAGTTGTGACGCAGAGGGTAACATCGAGTCATGGCACTGGGATTTTGGAGATGGGAGCAGCAGCGAGGGGGAAAAGGTGACACATTCATATGATAACAGGGGCATATACACTGTCTCCTTGAATGTAACTGACGAGATAGGAAAGCAAGGCACGGACAGGGCAGTTGCTTTTGTGGACATGTGGATGGAAGGAGACAAATGGACATATGATATAGGAGAAATCAACATCCAAATGGGAGATGGAACAGATAGTTCGTTGCACGCAAACATAGGTGATTTGAAAATAACTGTTGAAGAGGGAGAGTTCACATTGGGCTGCAGAGGCAGAGTAAAAGGGGATTTTGATGTGTCATCGATGCCACCCTTGGATTTTACAGGAAATTTACTCTTTGTTATTGTGCAAGGTGTCATCGACATGGATAGGGATTTTGGAATCGAAGGCATTGATATAACTGTCCGTGGAGTGGCAACCGTAAGATTTGAGACAGCCCCCATTCCACTGCCGGTTCCCTTCAAAGTTGAGATCAATGTTGCTTTTGATTCACCTTTTTATTTGATAGATTTCCCACTTTATACTGGAAAAGAGTGGGATACACCTCCATCAAGTGTTGCCATAGAGGGCGCAGCATCTGCATTATTCGGAATGATCAAAATGCCCATCCAATATGAAATTGAACTGGGAGCATTGAATGGGAAATGCATTGGGACAGAAATTGTGAATGTTGAGGCAGGCAATTATGAGGCATATGAAATTTCCTATCTCGACATGATAAAGATTTATTTCTCCCCAGATACAGCAAATATAATAAAAATATCTGGGTCGTATGAAGAAAATAGCATATATGGGGAATTGAAATCGACAAATTATGAATAA